The Proteiniborus sp. DW1 genomic sequence ATTTGTTCCTTACTAAGAATCCTGATAGGTATATAGATTTATATGAGAAAAAGATATTGCCATATAAAGAAAATATATGGCTAGGAACAACTATAACAAGACCAAGTGATGAATTTGTATTCTTCAAAGATACTCCATATAAAAGCTTTATAAGTATAGAACCGATACTAGAGCCATTTGGACAATTAGCTAAGGGAGAAATGCCCCAATGGATAATAGTTGGAGCAGAAACAGGCAATAGAAAAGGCAAAGTAATCCCTAAAAAAGAGTGGATTATGAGCATCAAAGAGCAATGTAGAGCTGCAGGAGTGCCTTTGTTCATGAAGGAAAGCCTAAGAAAATTAATGGGAGAAGACTTTGTTCAGGAGTTCCCGTGGGAAAAGAGGGAATGATTAA encodes the following:
- a CDS encoding DUF5131 family protein, producing the protein MNKTKIDWADYSWNIVTGCKNDCEYCYAKKIANRFKDKNNLTYVNGVKPEHLSNIPYPYGFLPTFHPNRLNDPQKVKEPQSIFVCSMADLFGEWVPDEWIKDVFKACEKAPQHRYLFLTKNPDRYIDLYEKKILPYKENIWLGTTITRPSDEFVFFKDTPYKSFISIEPILEPFGQLAKGEMPQWIIVGAETGNRKGKVIPKKEWIMSIKEQCRAAGVPLFMKESLRKLMGEDFVQEFPWEKRE